In Mycteria americana isolate JAX WOST 10 ecotype Jacksonville Zoo and Gardens chromosome 3, USCA_MyAme_1.0, whole genome shotgun sequence, a single genomic region encodes these proteins:
- the RPS12 gene encoding small ribosomal subunit protein eS12, with protein MAEEGITAGGVMDVNTALQEVLKTALIHDGLARGIREAAKALDKRQAHLCVLASNCDEPTYVKLVEALCAEHQINLIKVDDNKKLGEWVGLCKIDREGKPRKVVGCSCVVVKDYGKESQAKDVIEEYFKCKK; from the exons ATGGCCGAGGaagg CATTACTGCTGGAGGTGTAATGGATGTTAACACCGCCCTGCAAGAAGTGCTGAAGACCGCACTTATCCATGATGGCCTAGCTCGTGGTATTCGTGAAGCAGCCAAAGCCTTGGACAA acGCCAAGCCCATCTTTGTGTTCTGGCTTCAAATTGTGATGAACCCACGTATGTAAAGTTAGTTGAAGCACTTTGTGCAGAACATCAGATCAACTTAATAAAG GTTGATGACAACAAGAAACTGGGTGAATGGGTAGGCCTCTGCAAGAttgacagagaaggaaaacctCGCAAAGTAGTGGGCTGCAGTTGTGTGGTTGTCAAA GACTATGGCAAGGAATCTCAGGCCAAAGATGTCATCGAAGAGTACTTCAAGtgcaagaaatga